Within the Burkholderia sp. NRF60-BP8 genome, the region GCCGCATAGTCGGGAAAGCGCTGAAATGCGTTCACTACTCGAACCAATGTTCAATTTCGCATAGGCCCGAAGCGTGCGCGCAAGCGCCGATCGCGGCCGTCAGGAGACAAACATGCGCACCCAGGTCGCCATCGTCGGCGCCGGCCCGTCCGGCCTTCTGCTGTCCCATCTGCTGCGCCTGCAAGGCGTCGATTCCATCCTCGTCGAAGCGCGTTCGCGCGAATACTGCGAGAACCGCATCCGCGCCGGCGTGCTGGAGCAAGGCACGGTCGACACGCTGAACGAAGCCGGCCTCGGCGAGCGGATGCGCCGCGAAGGGCTCGAACATCACGGCATCGAGCTGCTGTTCGACGGCCAGCGTCATCGCATCGACCTGTCCGGGCTGACCGGCGGGCGCGCGATCACCGTCTACAGCCAGCACGAAGTCGTGCGCGACCTGATCGCGGCCGGCGTCGAACACGGCCATCAAATGCATTTCGAAGTCAGCGACGTCGCGCTGCACGACGTCGAAAGCGAGCGTCCGTTCGTCACGTTCAAGCACGCGGACGGGCGGGCCGATCGCATCGACTGCGACTACATCGCCGGCTGCGACGGCTTCCACGGCATCGCGCGCCAGACGATTCCGGCCGAGCGGCTGAAGACGTTCGAGCGCGTCTACCCGTTCGCGTGGCTCGGCATCCTCGCCGACGCTGCGCCGTCGCTCGACGAGCTCGTGTACGCGCACCACGACAACGGCTTCGCGCTGTTCTCGATGCGCTCGCCCACGGTCACGCGCCTGTACCTGCAGTGCAAGCCGGATGAAGACCTCGCCCAGTGGTCCGACGCACGGATCTGGGACGAACTGCACACGCGCTTCTCGAACGACACCGGCTGGACGCCGACCGAGGGCCGGATCACGCAGAAGAGCGTGACGCCGATGCGCAGCTTCGTGTCGGAGACGATGCAGCACGGGCGCTTGTTCCTCGCCGGCGACGCTGCGCACATCGTGCCGCCGACCGGCGCGAAGGGCATGAACCTCGCGGTGGCCGACGTTCGCGCGCTGTCCCGCGCGCTCGGCGCGCGCTACCGGACGGGCGACGCGACGCCGCTCGACGCCTATTCGGCGACCTGTCTCGAACGCGTATGGCGCGCCGAGCACTTCTCGTACTTCATGACGAACATGCTGCATGCGTCGCCGGACGATTCGCCGTTCGTCAATCGCCTGAAGTTTGCCGAGCTGAAATACGTGACGCGTTCGCGGGCGGCCGCGCAATCGCTCGCCGAAAACTACGTCGGCCTGCCGTTCGACGACGCGACGGCCCCCGAGGCAACCCGCCTTGACAACGCGCTGTGCGCGCCTCTATGATCGGCCCATCGTTCGCTAATCGAATCTAGGTTCGAATAGCGAACAAAAGCCGGGAGTCGACGAGGGCCTCCGGCGCGGCACGCGGCACGCGCGTGTCCCCTCGACAGGCCGCGCACGAGCCGCGGGTTCGCATCAGGAAGAGACATGGTCAACAAGATTTTCGAATCGCTTCAGTCGGCGGTTGCCGACGTCCACGATGGCGCGACGATCATGATCGGCGGCTTCGGCACGGCCGGCATGCCGTCCGAGCTGATCGACGCGTTGATCGAACAGGGCGCGCGCGACCTGACGATCGTCAACAACAACGCGGGCAACGGCGAGACGGGTCTCGCGGCGCTCCTGAAGGCGAAAAAGGTGCGCAAGATCATCTGTTCGTTCCCGCGCCAGAGCGATTCGCAGGTGTTCGACGCGCTGTACCGCGCGGGCGAGATCGAGCTGGAACTCGTGCCGCAGGGCAACCTCGCGGAGCGCATCCGCGCGGCGGGCGCCGGCATCGGCGGTTTCTTCACGCCGACGGGCTACGGCACCAAGCTCGCGGAAGGCAAGGAAACGCGTGTGATCGACGGCAAGCCGTATGTGTTCGAAACGCCGATCCACGCCGATTTCGCGCTCGTGAAGGCGTACAAGGGCGAT harbors:
- a CDS encoding 3-oxoacid CoA-transferase subunit A, encoding MVNKIFESLQSAVADVHDGATIMIGGFGTAGMPSELIDALIEQGARDLTIVNNNAGNGETGLAALLKAKKVRKIICSFPRQSDSQVFDALYRAGEIELELVPQGNLAERIRAAGAGIGGFFTPTGYGTKLAEGKETRVIDGKPYVFETPIHADFALVKAYKGDRWGNLVYRKTARNFGPIMASAAKVAIVQVSEVVPLGALNPEHIVTPGIFVQRVVEVPQAAHAAELAAEHAASQAA
- the pobA gene encoding 4-hydroxybenzoate 3-monooxygenase, producing the protein MRTQVAIVGAGPSGLLLSHLLRLQGVDSILVEARSREYCENRIRAGVLEQGTVDTLNEAGLGERMRREGLEHHGIELLFDGQRHRIDLSGLTGGRAITVYSQHEVVRDLIAAGVEHGHQMHFEVSDVALHDVESERPFVTFKHADGRADRIDCDYIAGCDGFHGIARQTIPAERLKTFERVYPFAWLGILADAAPSLDELVYAHHDNGFALFSMRSPTVTRLYLQCKPDEDLAQWSDARIWDELHTRFSNDTGWTPTEGRITQKSVTPMRSFVSETMQHGRLFLAGDAAHIVPPTGAKGMNLAVADVRALSRALGARYRTGDATPLDAYSATCLERVWRAEHFSYFMTNMLHASPDDSPFVNRLKFAELKYVTRSRAAAQSLAENYVGLPFDDATAPEATRLDNALCAPL